One segment of Abyssibacter profundi DNA contains the following:
- a CDS encoding glycerophosphodiester phosphodiesterase: MLSNTLRGLLVMAIAVIVPPAAAQVSGPNGPQLNIAHRGASAYAPEHTFFAYDLAIEMDADMLECDVLLSADEVPVCIHDTTVDRTSDASGAVSDYTLAELREMDFGSWFNTRNPTQADDAFVGAKIVPFEEQLDCYLRINPLMRFHVETKDSAGGRAEEVLTELLTRKGLIDTGGGRVADSSVLMQSFDPASLERIKALAPTLPTVYLYGAPTNLRNLSIQTSGTGDAYMDAFSPNNANILADPAVIDRFHANGHDVHTYTVNDRQTMDTLLGYGIDGIFTNNPDILRAAIDDLGTGTTPEQRGNPSDFERGCPGVAGRVVSNQGPGDIWAPAPSGRGVVLVQAAGEPPANPDDAPSDAGSAVDSGGGALNLLSLVALIGLLYLGRRGRSRPL, encoded by the coding sequence ATGCTCTCCAACACTTTGCGCGGCCTGCTGGTCATGGCCATTGCCGTCATCGTCCCTCCGGCCGCGGCCCAGGTGTCCGGCCCCAATGGGCCTCAGCTCAACATCGCCCACCGCGGCGCCTCGGCCTACGCGCCGGAGCACACGTTTTTTGCCTACGATCTGGCCATCGAGATGGATGCGGACATGCTGGAGTGCGATGTCCTGCTATCGGCCGACGAGGTCCCCGTGTGCATCCATGACACCACGGTAGACCGCACGTCGGACGCCAGTGGCGCGGTGTCGGACTACACCCTGGCCGAGCTTCGGGAGATGGACTTCGGCTCCTGGTTCAACACCCGGAACCCCACCCAGGCTGATGACGCCTTTGTGGGCGCCAAGATCGTGCCCTTCGAGGAGCAGCTCGACTGCTACCTGCGTATCAATCCCTTAATGCGCTTTCACGTCGAGACCAAGGATTCGGCCGGCGGCCGGGCCGAAGAGGTGCTCACCGAGTTACTGACGCGCAAGGGTTTGATCGACACCGGCGGAGGCCGAGTGGCCGACAGCAGCGTGCTGATGCAGAGCTTCGACCCGGCAAGCCTGGAGCGCATCAAAGCCTTGGCGCCCACACTGCCCACCGTGTACCTGTACGGCGCGCCGACCAACCTACGCAATCTGTCCATTCAGACGAGTGGCACCGGCGACGCTTACATGGATGCGTTCTCGCCCAACAACGCCAACATTCTCGCGGACCCTGCGGTCATCGATCGCTTCCATGCCAATGGTCATGACGTGCACACCTATACCGTCAACGACCGCCAGACCATGGACACGCTGCTGGGCTACGGCATCGACGGCATTTTCACCAACAATCCTGACATCCTGCGCGCTGCGATCGATGACCTGGGAACGGGGACCACGCCCGAGCAGCGCGGCAACCCCAGCGACTTTGAGCGCGGTTGTCCGGGCGTTGCCGGGCGGGTGGTCTCCAACCAGGGGCCGGGCGACATCTGGGCCCCGGCGCCCAGCGGGCGGGGTGTGGTGCTCGTGCAGGCAGCCGGTGAGCCGCCGGCCAATCCTGACGACGCGCCGAGCGACGCGGGTTCGGCTGTCGATAGCGGCGGCGGCGCTTTGAACCTGCTGAGCTTGGTCGCCCTGATCGGCCTGTTGTACCTCGGGCGCCGGGGGCGTAGTCGGCCGCTTTAG
- a CDS encoding prolyl oligopeptidase family serine peptidase, whose product MRSLLVALLAATPVVAAAWDYPDTHRGDVVDDYHGTQVADPYRWLEDTDSEVTADWVTRQNAITDQVLAEIDTREGFRERLTELWNYERFGVPTVNDDLLLYERNDGLQNQAVLYLQTGLDGKPRVLIDPNTLSADGTVALAGYALSPNGRFLAYALAESGSDWRSIRVRDVASGRDLLETLTDVKFSDIDWTRDSLGFFYSRYPSKDGTFDDLANQSLWYHRVGRLQSEDVQVYARPDKPEWGFDAAVTRGGRYVAISTWRGAEEKNQLFRLDLGDGDTPNFDGPVTPVVDGFVARYDVIGSSEHTVYVFSTENAPRGQVIAINLAKPAKTHWRTVIPQGEETIESVEFAGGRLVVVSMRDAAHRMRVYSTAGKLEREIALPGLGTVGSVAGQADDSTLFYSYESFLRADTIYRTDLNTGKRAAWQSPDIDFNADDYVTEQVFYTSKDGTRVPMFITYKKGMKPTGDHRTLLYGYGGFNVSLTPYFRIHRLAWLERGGVFALANLRGGGEYGEAWHAAGTRENKQNVFDDFIAAGEYLVESGWTAPEHLAIQGGSNGGLLVGAVSNQRPDLFAAAQPAVGVMDMLRFHKFTIGWAWVPDYGSSDDAEGFDYLHAYSPLHNIKPGTDYPATLVTTADHDDRVVPGHSFKYIAAMQHAHAGDDPVVIRIETKAGHGAGKPTSKRIAEAADVYAFLWRYTGG is encoded by the coding sequence ATGCGCTCACTGCTTGTCGCTTTGCTGGCGGCCACCCCTGTTGTTGCCGCCGCCTGGGACTACCCGGATACCCATCGCGGCGATGTCGTGGACGACTACCACGGCACCCAGGTCGCTGATCCCTATCGCTGGCTGGAGGACACCGACTCAGAGGTGACCGCGGACTGGGTGACGCGTCAGAACGCGATTACGGACCAGGTCCTGGCTGAAATCGATACGCGTGAGGGCTTCCGTGAGCGCCTGACCGAGCTCTGGAACTACGAGCGATTCGGCGTGCCGACGGTCAACGACGACTTGCTGCTCTACGAGCGCAACGATGGCTTGCAGAACCAGGCGGTGCTCTACCTGCAGACCGGCCTGGACGGCAAGCCGCGCGTGCTCATCGATCCCAACACCTTATCCGCCGACGGCACGGTAGCGCTGGCGGGTTATGCGTTGTCACCGAACGGGCGCTTCCTGGCTTACGCACTGGCCGAGTCCGGGTCGGACTGGCGCAGCATCCGCGTGCGCGATGTGGCCAGCGGCCGCGACCTGCTGGAGACGCTCACCGATGTGAAGTTCTCCGATATCGACTGGACGCGCGACAGCCTGGGCTTTTTCTACTCGCGGTATCCGTCCAAGGACGGCACCTTTGATGATCTGGCCAATCAGTCGTTGTGGTATCACCGTGTCGGGCGGTTGCAGTCCGAGGACGTACAAGTCTACGCCCGGCCGGACAAGCCGGAATGGGGTTTCGATGCGGCCGTGACCCGTGGTGGTCGCTACGTGGCCATCAGCACCTGGAGGGGCGCCGAAGAGAAGAATCAGCTCTTCCGCCTAGACCTGGGCGACGGCGATACTCCGAACTTCGACGGCCCCGTCACCCCAGTGGTCGATGGCTTCGTTGCGCGCTACGACGTGATCGGCAGCAGCGAGCACACGGTCTATGTGTTCTCCACCGAGAACGCCCCGCGTGGCCAGGTGATTGCCATCAACCTGGCCAAACCGGCCAAGACCCACTGGCGTACGGTCATCCCGCAGGGCGAGGAGACCATCGAATCCGTGGAGTTCGCCGGCGGACGGTTGGTGGTGGTGTCCATGCGTGATGCCGCCCACCGCATGCGGGTGTATTCCACGGCCGGCAAGCTGGAGCGCGAGATTGCACTGCCGGGGCTGGGTACCGTGGGCAGCGTGGCGGGGCAAGCTGACGATTCCACGCTGTTTTACTCCTACGAATCGTTCCTGCGCGCCGACACGATTTATCGGACCGATCTCAACACCGGCAAACGCGCGGCGTGGCAGTCACCGGACATCGACTTCAACGCCGATGACTACGTCACCGAGCAGGTGTTCTACACGTCCAAGGACGGCACGCGCGTGCCGATGTTCATTACCTACAAGAAGGGCATGAAGCCCACCGGCGACCATCGCACGCTGCTATACGGCTACGGCGGCTTTAATGTCTCGCTGACGCCGTACTTCCGCATTCATCGTCTGGCGTGGCTGGAGCGCGGCGGCGTCTTCGCACTGGCCAACCTGCGCGGTGGTGGCGAATACGGCGAGGCCTGGCACGCCGCCGGCACGCGGGAGAACAAGCAGAACGTGTTCGATGATTTCATCGCCGCGGGCGAGTACTTGGTCGAATCCGGCTGGACGGCGCCCGAGCACCTCGCGATCCAGGGTGGCTCGAACGGCGGGCTACTCGTCGGTGCCGTATCCAATCAACGCCCGGACCTGTTCGCTGCCGCCCAGCCGGCCGTGGGCGTGATGGACATGTTGCGCTTCCACAAATTCACCATCGGCTGGGCCTGGGTGCCGGACTACGGCAGCTCGGATGACGCCGAGGGCTTCGACTACCTCCACGCCTATTCGCCGTTGCACAACATCAAGCCCGGTACGGACTACCCGGCCACGTTGGTGACCACGGCGGATCATGACGATCGCGTCGTGCCCGGCCATTCGTTCAAGTACATCGCCGCCATGCAACACGCGCATGCGGGTGATGACCCCGTCGTCATCCGCATCGAGACCAAGGCCGGACACGGCGCCGGCAAACCGACCTCCAAGCGCATCGCCGAGGCGGCGGACGTCTATGCCTTTCTATGGCGCTACACGGGGGGCTGA
- a CDS encoding cytochrome c3 family protein: MRSTAVAALGLVLLGLAGQWAGELVEPGHLSAAHSTVQACSDCHTTAGDEAGGWLQAAWNGGADMPVGGEHACLNCHDLGETPQAPHGLTALPVGEPGDRLGPWSVELNRAIWGTPDAPIACGACHQEHQGATADLTAVEAGQCQVCHSQRFPHFGDGHPEFSDYPYDRRTRIVFDHASHLGKHFADEAEAAPASCSGCHVPAEDGRTMRVRAFDTSCGDCHAGDIAGDSQAGARGLAVLAVPGFDLTLVEQIGQWPAFADGELPPMNQWLLAAVPNYAELQARLEDVDLLDLESATASQRDAASELAWHFKHLIHDLQQRGSAEFIERLEASQQAPLDTTAQRRLSGLLPIGLIDAAQQRWFPDLASEVAAHQGGEPPATTALRPEPADTPEATSDDDGLDDFDALFGGGDDDESLGDLFADDAGADEDLFGGDLFAGGDDIDPFAEPEPTPEPESEPGLSPEERMALGGWYLDDFVLRYRPAGHADPVLRAWTDLAAGQAGGDWMDPRQPGMCLQCHSVERDGPEAPRQVQWQPRQVSAQLRQFTEFDHAAHFSLLGDAGCRTCHEVAPDAAYAESFETLNPHDFASNFQPLEQAVCLECHQPDRAGDDCTQCHRYHVGEFEATLPPTQMSALPARP; the protein is encoded by the coding sequence GTGCGCTCAACAGCGGTTGCAGCGTTGGGACTGGTCTTGCTGGGTCTGGCCGGACAGTGGGCGGGCGAACTGGTTGAACCCGGCCACCTCAGTGCGGCCCATTCGACCGTGCAGGCCTGCAGCGATTGCCACACGACGGCAGGCGATGAGGCTGGCGGTTGGCTGCAGGCGGCGTGGAACGGCGGCGCCGATATGCCGGTGGGCGGTGAACATGCCTGTCTGAATTGCCATGACCTCGGCGAGACACCGCAGGCCCCCCACGGACTCACGGCGCTGCCGGTGGGCGAGCCTGGCGATCGCCTGGGCCCCTGGTCTGTGGAATTGAACCGCGCAATCTGGGGTACGCCCGATGCCCCGATTGCCTGCGGTGCCTGTCATCAGGAACACCAGGGCGCGACGGCTGACCTAACGGCTGTCGAAGCCGGTCAATGCCAGGTCTGTCACAGCCAGCGGTTTCCGCATTTTGGTGACGGCCACCCCGAGTTCAGTGATTATCCCTATGACCGGCGAACCCGCATCGTCTTCGATCATGCCTCACATCTGGGCAAGCACTTTGCCGATGAGGCCGAGGCCGCACCGGCCAGTTGCTCGGGTTGCCATGTCCCCGCGGAAGACGGTCGCACGATGCGCGTGCGCGCATTCGACACCAGCTGCGGCGACTGCCACGCGGGCGATATTGCGGGTGATTCCCAGGCCGGGGCACGCGGGTTGGCGGTACTCGCCGTGCCTGGTTTCGATCTGACCCTGGTCGAGCAGATCGGCCAGTGGCCGGCCTTTGCCGACGGAGAGCTGCCGCCGATGAACCAATGGCTGCTGGCGGCTGTTCCGAACTACGCTGAGCTGCAGGCAAGACTCGAAGACGTCGATCTGCTGGACCTGGAGTCTGCGACAGCCTCCCAGCGTGATGCCGCCTCCGAGCTGGCCTGGCACTTCAAACACCTGATTCACGACCTGCAGCAACGCGGTAGCGCCGAGTTCATCGAACGACTCGAGGCCAGCCAACAGGCGCCGCTGGACACCACCGCGCAACGCCGCCTATCGGGTCTGCTACCCATCGGGCTCATCGATGCCGCCCAGCAGCGGTGGTTCCCGGATTTGGCCAGTGAGGTCGCCGCCCATCAGGGCGGCGAGCCACCAGCGACCACGGCACTGCGCCCGGAGCCCGCCGATACGCCCGAGGCCACGTCAGATGACGACGGGCTGGATGACTTCGATGCCTTGTTTGGTGGCGGGGATGATGACGAGTCGCTCGGCGACCTGTTTGCAGACGATGCAGGCGCCGACGAAGACCTGTTTGGCGGCGATCTGTTTGCCGGGGGTGACGATATCGATCCCTTCGCCGAGCCGGAGCCGACGCCCGAGCCGGAATCCGAGCCCGGCCTGAGTCCCGAAGAGCGCATGGCGCTGGGCGGCTGGTACCTGGATGATTTCGTCTTGCGCTACCGCCCGGCAGGTCATGCCGACCCCGTGCTGCGTGCCTGGACCGACCTGGCTGCAGGTCAGGCTGGCGGTGACTGGATGGACCCGCGCCAGCCCGGCATGTGTCTGCAGTGCCACAGCGTGGAACGCGATGGCCCCGAGGCGCCGCGGCAAGTGCAATGGCAGCCGCGGCAGGTGTCGGCCCAGCTGCGCCAGTTCACCGAGTTCGATCATGCGGCGCATTTCAGCCTGCTGGGTGACGCCGGCTGCCGAACCTGCCATGAGGTGGCGCCGGACGCGGCTTACGCCGAAAGCTTCGAAACGCTCAACCCCCATGACTTTGCGAGCAATTTCCAGCCGCTTGAGCAGGCCGTGTGCCTGGAATGTCACCAGCCTGATCGGGCCGGTGACGACTGCACCCAGTGCCACCGCTACCACGTTGGCGAGTTCGAGGCGACGCTGCCGCCCACCCAGATGAGTGCCCTGCCAGCCCGGCCCTGA
- a CDS encoding DUF6351 family protein, with translation MLGIPTTALRGGLVAVWLLMTACSGSAPSVTEPVEAGGEGLSVLVLSNRADMISGGDALMEIAVPGDEAVDGLRVALNGQDISTDFARRNNGRVMGRIDGLTVGENRLVVELNGAQSSTTITNYPNEGPIFSRPEIKRIRCQDGAVDLACNQPAEYSYLYRPTALVDVLEPIPGVSLGTDLLPYDPDNPPDDVAMTTTQNGETVPFIVRQELGYQDRDQYKILTLFNPEAPWEPWAPQPQWNGKMLITHGGNCGAKYTPGNAPLDDYSGTFGDIPLIEPSYIYALGQGYAVLSTALANTGHNCDVALAAESIMMAKERFVEQYGPLRYAIGTGCSGGSIAQLTIANAYPGLYQGLLTMCAYPDSLSAGLQFADLHLMRKYFEDPSRWAPGVVWNPLLWGPVEGHLTHVNAVVADEGLFKAATQTTGNCAGDASYDPETNPTGQRCGILEWMPHILGQRGPEVWSEIEQQVGFGFTGIPLGNTGVQYGLNALRAGLITPAMFVDLNVKIGGLDVDIQPQAARTRADHPAVGNAYRSGMINMTNNLDTVPILTFVGPDPGIAHDALHAWWIRWRIEREHGSARNHVMWGGPVPLLGDLEYVYRGLDAMDAWLAQVEADSSDTPLADKISRNRPGDVQDQCAIVGGEPVLGEVCIDLLRPLYAYGTPRTVAGDTRTADNFDCQLKPLDRNDDYGLVPFTDEQWAQLATAFPDGVCDYRAPGRAKQPTVAWLRYVDDNGRMIVGGEPLPPPPANSGAGMQAAAFDYGLR, from the coding sequence ATGTTGGGGATTCCCACGACCGCCCTGCGTGGCGGACTGGTGGCCGTGTGGCTGCTGATGACGGCCTGCAGTGGCAGTGCGCCGTCGGTGACCGAGCCGGTCGAGGCAGGGGGCGAGGGTCTGTCGGTCCTGGTGCTGTCCAACCGCGCCGACATGATCAGTGGTGGCGATGCGCTCATGGAGATCGCCGTTCCGGGTGACGAGGCCGTTGATGGCCTGCGGGTTGCCCTGAACGGGCAGGACATCAGCACCGATTTCGCGCGCCGGAATAACGGCCGCGTCATGGGGCGCATCGATGGGCTGACGGTTGGTGAGAATCGCCTCGTCGTCGAGCTTAACGGCGCTCAATCCAGTACGACCATCACCAACTATCCCAATGAGGGGCCGATATTCTCCCGGCCCGAGATCAAGCGGATTCGCTGTCAGGACGGGGCGGTGGACCTGGCCTGTAACCAGCCTGCCGAGTACAGCTACCTCTACCGCCCCACGGCCCTGGTCGATGTGCTGGAGCCGATCCCCGGGGTGTCGCTGGGCACCGACCTGCTGCCCTACGATCCCGACAATCCGCCAGATGATGTGGCCATGACCACCACACAGAATGGCGAGACCGTGCCCTTCATCGTGCGCCAGGAGCTGGGTTACCAGGATCGCGACCAGTACAAGATCCTGACGCTGTTCAACCCGGAGGCGCCTTGGGAGCCCTGGGCACCGCAACCGCAGTGGAACGGCAAGATGTTGATCACCCATGGTGGCAACTGCGGGGCCAAGTACACGCCGGGTAATGCACCGTTGGATGATTACTCGGGCACTTTCGGCGATATCCCGCTCATCGAGCCCAGCTACATCTATGCCTTGGGGCAGGGCTATGCCGTGCTATCGACGGCGCTGGCCAATACCGGGCACAACTGCGATGTGGCCCTGGCGGCCGAATCGATCATGATGGCCAAGGAGCGCTTTGTGGAGCAGTACGGCCCGCTGCGCTATGCCATTGGCACGGGTTGCTCGGGGGGCTCGATTGCCCAGCTGACCATCGCCAACGCCTACCCGGGGCTGTATCAGGGCCTGCTGACCATGTGCGCGTATCCGGACTCGCTGTCGGCCGGGCTGCAATTTGCCGACCTGCATCTGATGCGCAAGTACTTCGAAGACCCCAGTCGCTGGGCGCCAGGGGTGGTCTGGAACCCGTTGCTGTGGGGGCCGGTGGAAGGGCATTTGACGCATGTGAACGCCGTGGTCGCCGATGAGGGTTTGTTCAAGGCGGCGACCCAGACCACCGGCAACTGCGCCGGGGATGCCAGCTACGACCCCGAGACCAACCCGACCGGGCAGCGCTGCGGGATTCTGGAGTGGATGCCGCATATTCTCGGGCAGCGCGGTCCCGAAGTCTGGTCGGAAATCGAGCAGCAGGTCGGCTTTGGGTTCACCGGTATTCCGTTGGGTAACACCGGGGTGCAGTACGGCCTCAACGCCCTGCGCGCCGGGCTCATCACACCGGCGATGTTTGTTGATCTGAACGTCAAGATCGGTGGGCTGGATGTCGATATCCAGCCGCAGGCCGCCCGCACCCGGGCCGATCACCCGGCCGTGGGGAATGCGTATCGCAGCGGCATGATCAATATGACCAACAATCTGGATACGGTGCCGATTCTGACCTTCGTCGGACCCGATCCGGGGATTGCACACGATGCGCTGCATGCGTGGTGGATCCGCTGGCGCATCGAGCGCGAGCACGGCAGCGCCCGCAACCATGTGATGTGGGGTGGCCCGGTCCCGCTGCTCGGGGATCTCGAGTATGTCTACCGTGGGCTGGATGCCATGGACGCGTGGCTGGCGCAGGTCGAGGCCGACAGCAGCGACACACCGCTGGCCGACAAGATCTCTCGTAACCGGCCGGGCGATGTGCAGGATCAATGCGCGATTGTGGGGGGTGAGCCGGTATTGGGTGAGGTCTGCATTGACCTGCTGCGCCCGCTCTACGCCTACGGTACGCCGCGCACCGTCGCGGGCGACACCCGCACGGCAGACAACTTCGACTGCCAGCTCAAGCCGCTGGATCGCAATGATGACTACGGGCTGGTGCCGTTCACCGATGAGCAGTGGGCCCAGCTGGCCACGGCCTTCCCCGATGGCGTTTGCGACTACCGCGCACCCGGCCGGGCCAAGCAGCCGACGGTCGCCTGGCTGCGCTATGTGGACGACAACGGCCGCATGATCGTCGGTGGCGAGCCGCTGCCACCGCCGCCAGCCAACTCGGGCGCAGGCATGCAGGCGGCCGCATTCGACTACGGTCTGCGGTAG